A stretch of Acidobacteriota bacterium DNA encodes these proteins:
- a CDS encoding glycosyl hydrolase, producing the protein MKRTAAALLCLLIASSAALVAKEDDKSDANKMKADTFTGLALRGIGPAQTSGRVADLAVHPRDVSTWYVAVASGGVWKTTNAGTTWTPIFDSQASFSIGCVTLDPKNPLVVWVGSGENNSQRSVAYGDGVYKSIDGGKNWENVGLKTSEHIGRILVDPRDGNVVYVAAQGPLWTSGGERGLYKTTDGGKTWKQSLKISDDTGVNEVVADPRNPDILFASAYQRRRHVFTLIDGGPESAIYKSTDAGATWKKLENGLPKEEMGRIGLAVSPANPDVVYAVIESVNKAGGFYRSVDQGGNWEKMSDYAPNGGQYYNEIFADPKVVGRVYAIDTWLNITEDGGKTFARLGEKYKHVDNHVVWIDPDRTDHLLVGCDGGLYETFDRGARWRYFENLPVTQFYRVAVDDAKPFYNVYGGTQDNQTLGGPSRTRTTHGITNPDWFVTVGGDGFQPQVDPENPDIVYSESQYGGLIRHDRKNGEILDIQPQPGPDGVPLRWNWDSPLIISPHSHTRLYFASQKIFRSDDRGDTWTAVSPDLSRQIDRNKLKIMGRVFSVDSVAKNTSTSFYGNIVSLHESPLKEGLLYAGTDDGLVQVTENGGKEWRKIEKFPGVPENTYVSALRASGARDGTVYAAFDNHQMGDFKPYLLKSTDRGASWTSIAGDLPERGTVYSIAEDHVNPDLLFAGTEFGLYFTIDGGAKWIQLKGGLPTIAVRDIVIQKRENDLVIATFGRGFYILDDYAPLRKITREALDQESMLFPVKPAAMFIPSSPFGLREKSFLGETFFSAPNPPFGAVVTYYLKDEIKTLKKQRQAAEKDAIKKGDAISYPSWEALRAEEREEEPAIIITVTDDQGGVVSRLTGPVTAGFHRVAWDLRYPASNPTNLKPPTTDDPFRETVQGPLASPGTYRVAIAKRVGGKVTPLGDAQVFEAAPIAAGTLSVKDRAAMLAFERKTARLQRAVLGAVDVAEEAHGRLDHLKKALADTPGANPALADDLRALETRLKDLEIKLNGDSTIASHQEPSPPSIVDRIQGVVQGHWTSTAGPTDTHRRGYDIAASQFGEVLDTLRTLVTVDLKGLEDAAEAAGAPWTPGRFPTWKPE; encoded by the coding sequence ATGAAGCGAACTGCCGCCGCCCTGCTCTGCCTGCTCATCGCCTCCTCCGCCGCGCTCGTCGCCAAGGAGGACGACAAGTCCGACGCGAACAAGATGAAAGCCGACACCTTCACCGGCCTCGCCCTCCGCGGCATCGGACCGGCGCAGACGTCGGGACGGGTCGCCGATCTCGCCGTGCACCCGCGCGACGTCTCCACCTGGTACGTCGCCGTCGCCTCCGGGGGCGTCTGGAAGACGACGAACGCCGGAACGACCTGGACGCCGATCTTCGACTCGCAGGCGTCGTTCTCGATCGGGTGCGTCACGCTCGATCCGAAGAACCCCCTCGTCGTCTGGGTGGGAAGCGGCGAGAACAACAGCCAGCGGAGCGTCGCGTACGGCGACGGCGTCTACAAGTCGATCGACGGCGGCAAGAACTGGGAGAACGTCGGCCTCAAGACGTCCGAGCACATCGGCCGGATCCTCGTCGATCCGCGCGACGGCAACGTCGTGTACGTCGCCGCGCAGGGGCCCCTTTGGACCTCCGGCGGGGAGCGCGGCCTCTACAAGACGACCGACGGCGGGAAGACCTGGAAGCAGTCGCTGAAGATCAGCGACGACACCGGCGTCAACGAGGTGGTCGCGGACCCGCGGAACCCCGACATCCTCTTCGCCTCGGCCTACCAGCGCCGCCGCCACGTCTTCACGCTCATCGACGGCGGCCCGGAGTCCGCGATCTACAAGTCCACGGATGCCGGCGCGACGTGGAAGAAGCTCGAGAACGGCCTCCCCAAGGAGGAGATGGGGCGCATCGGGCTCGCCGTCTCCCCGGCGAACCCCGACGTCGTCTACGCGGTCATCGAGTCGGTCAACAAGGCCGGCGGCTTCTACCGCTCCGTCGATCAGGGCGGCAACTGGGAGAAGATGAGCGACTACGCCCCGAACGGCGGGCAGTACTACAACGAGATCTTCGCGGACCCGAAGGTCGTCGGGCGCGTCTACGCCATCGACACCTGGCTGAACATCACCGAGGACGGCGGGAAGACCTTCGCGCGCCTCGGCGAGAAGTACAAGCACGTCGACAACCACGTCGTCTGGATCGACCCGGACCGCACGGATCACCTCCTCGTCGGCTGCGACGGCGGGCTCTACGAGACGTTCGATCGCGGCGCGCGCTGGCGCTACTTCGAGAACCTCCCCGTGACGCAGTTCTACCGCGTGGCGGTGGACGACGCGAAGCCCTTCTACAACGTCTACGGCGGCACTCAGGACAACCAGACCCTCGGCGGCCCCTCGCGGACCCGGACGACGCACGGCATCACGAACCCCGACTGGTTCGTCACGGTCGGAGGCGACGGCTTCCAACCTCAAGTTGATCCCGAGAACCCCGACATCGTCTACTCCGAATCGCAGTACGGCGGCCTCATCCGCCACGACCGGAAGAACGGCGAGATCCTCGACATCCAGCCCCAACCCGGCCCGGACGGGGTTCCCCTGAGGTGGAACTGGGACTCCCCTCTCATCATCAGCCCGCACTCCCACACGCGCCTCTACTTCGCCTCGCAGAAGATCTTCCGGAGCGACGATCGCGGCGACACCTGGACGGCGGTGAGCCCGGATCTCTCGCGCCAGATCGACCGCAACAAGCTGAAGATCATGGGGCGCGTCTTCAGCGTCGACTCGGTCGCCAAGAACACGTCGACCTCCTTCTACGGGAACATCGTCTCGCTCCACGAGTCGCCCCTCAAGGAGGGGCTCCTCTACGCCGGCACCGACGACGGGCTCGTCCAGGTGACGGAGAACGGCGGGAAGGAGTGGCGGAAGATCGAGAAGTTCCCCGGGGTCCCCGAGAACACGTACGTCTCGGCGCTCCGGGCGTCCGGAGCCAGGGACGGCACCGTGTACGCGGCGTTCGACAACCACCAGATGGGGGACTTCAAGCCGTATCTCCTCAAGTCCACCGACCGCGGCGCGAGCTGGACCTCGATCGCAGGGGATCTCCCCGAGCGCGGCACCGTCTACTCGATCGCCGAGGATCACGTGAACCCCGATCTCCTCTTCGCGGGGACCGAGTTCGGGCTCTACTTCACGATCGACGGCGGGGCGAAGTGGATCCAGCTCAAGGGGGGCCTGCCGACGATCGCCGTGCGGGACATCGTGATCCAGAAGCGCGAGAACGATCTGGTGATCGCCACCTTCGGCCGCGGCTTCTACATCCTCGACGACTACGCGCCGCTCCGGAAGATCACGCGCGAGGCGCTCGATCAGGAGTCGATGCTCTTTCCGGTGAAGCCGGCCGCGATGTTCATCCCCTCCTCGCCGTTCGGGCTCCGCGAGAAGAGCTTCCTCGGCGAGACCTTCTTCTCGGCCCCCAACCCTCCCTTCGGCGCCGTCGTCACGTACTACCTCAAGGACGAGATCAAGACGCTGAAGAAGCAGCGCCAGGCGGCGGAAAAGGACGCGATCAAGAAGGGGGACGCCATCTCCTACCCGTCGTGGGAGGCCCTCAGGGCCGAGGAGCGGGAGGAGGAGCCGGCCATCATTATTACCGTCACCGACGACCAGGGGGGCGTCGTGAGTCGCCTGACCGGGCCGGTCACGGCCGGCTTCCACCGCGTCGCGTGGGACCTCCGCTATCCCGCCTCGAACCCGACGAACCTCAAGCCGCCGACGACCGACGATCCCTTCCGCGAGACCGTCCAGGGGCCGCTCGCCTCGCCCGGGACGTACCGCGTCGCGATCGCGAAGCGAGTCGGCGGGAAGGTCACGCCGCTCGGCGACGCGCAGGTCTTCGAGGCGGCGCCGATCGCGGCCGGCACGCTGTCGGTGAAGGACCGCGCCGCGATGCTCGCCTTCGAGCGCAAGACGGCCCGCCTCCAGCGCGCCGTCCTCGGAGCCGTCGACGTCGCCGAGGAGGCGCACGGGCGGCTCGATCATCTCAAGAAGGCGCTCGCCGACACTCCGGGGGCGAACCCTGCGCTTGCCGACGACCTCAGGGCTCTCGAGACCCGGCTCAAGGATCTCGAGATCAAGCTCAACGGAGATTCGACGATCGCGTCGCACCAGGAGCCGTCTCCCCCGTCCATCGTCGATCGGATTCAAGGGGTGGTCCAGGGGCACTGGACGTCCACGGCGGGACCGACCGACACGCACCGCCGCGGCTACGACATCGCGGCCTCGCAGTTCGGCGAAGTGCTCGACACGCTCCGCACTCTGGTGACGGTGGACTTGAAGGGTCTCGAGGACGCGGCCGAGGCCGCCGGGGCCCCGTGGACGCCGGGGCGGTTCCCGACCTGGAAGCCGGAGTAA
- a CDS encoding alpha/beta fold hydrolase codes for MRTKPAALALLGLLGCAPAGLHECRIPGVDEPLRCGTLEVFEDREARRGRTIPLNVVVIPARGPTVRPDPLFDLSGGPGLASTEGAGFYAGEGAAYRRERDVVLVDQRGTGKSNPLTCDLATDDPNPRGILDEMYPPTAVAACHASLTSRANLGLYTTPIAMDDLDDVRAWLGYDRIDLFGLSYGTRAAMTYMSRHPDHVRSAILVGVAPPGMNIPLHHAADAQRAMDLLLQDCAADAACSGAFPKARAELDDLMAALEREPAKVEHVVPGKGGKLHLTLRREIVAEKLRFLLYSASTARRIPLVVHRALAGDYEPFLALALGDEGGPSGIADGMYLSVTCPEDTRRIDPAEARALNSGTFVGDYRVFQQTRACSMWPEAQLPAGYFDPFFTKAPVLIFSGRLDPVTAPHWAEEIAARLPHARNVMLHGAGHGPGGLSHTECLDGIILRFLDAGAVEALDKACVESMAPPPFSLVP; via the coding sequence ATGCGCACCAAGCCGGCCGCCCTCGCCCTCCTCGGCCTCCTCGGGTGCGCTCCGGCCGGGCTTCACGAGTGCCGGATTCCCGGCGTGGACGAGCCCCTTCGCTGCGGGACACTCGAGGTCTTTGAGGACCGGGAGGCGCGGCGGGGCCGGACGATCCCGCTGAACGTCGTCGTGATCCCGGCCCGGGGCCCGACCGTGCGCCCCGACCCCCTCTTCGATCTCTCGGGAGGCCCGGGGCTCGCGTCCACGGAAGGGGCCGGCTTCTACGCCGGCGAGGGGGCGGCCTACCGTCGCGAGAGGGACGTCGTCCTCGTGGATCAGCGGGGGACGGGGAAGTCCAACCCATTGACCTGCGATCTCGCGACGGACGATCCGAACCCGCGCGGGATCCTCGACGAGATGTACCCCCCCACGGCCGTCGCCGCCTGCCACGCTTCGCTCACGTCCCGTGCGAACCTGGGCCTTTACACGACGCCGATCGCGATGGACGACCTCGACGACGTGCGCGCGTGGCTCGGGTACGATCGCATCGACCTCTTCGGCCTCTCGTACGGCACGCGCGCGGCGATGACGTACATGTCGCGGCATCCGGATCACGTGCGGAGCGCCATCCTCGTGGGGGTCGCGCCCCCGGGGATGAACATCCCGCTCCACCACGCCGCCGACGCGCAGCGGGCGATGGATCTCCTGCTCCAGGACTGCGCCGCGGACGCCGCGTGCTCCGGCGCCTTCCCGAAGGCGCGGGCGGAGCTCGACGACCTGATGGCGGCGCTCGAGCGCGAGCCGGCGAAAGTCGAGCACGTCGTTCCGGGAAAAGGCGGGAAGCTCCATCTCACGCTCCGCCGCGAGATCGTCGCCGAGAAGCTCCGCTTCCTGCTCTACAGCGCCTCGACCGCGCGGCGCATCCCCCTCGTCGTCCACCGGGCCCTCGCCGGGGACTACGAGCCCTTCCTCGCGCTCGCCCTAGGCGACGAGGGGGGCCCGTCGGGGATCGCGGACGGGATGTACCTCTCCGTCACGTGCCCGGAGGACACTCGCCGGATCGATCCGGCCGAGGCGCGGGCGTTGAACTCGGGGACCTTCGTCGGCGATTACCGAGTCTTCCAGCAGACGCGCGCCTGCTCGATGTGGCCGGAGGCGCAGCTCCCCGCCGGCTACTTCGATCCCTTCTTCACGAAGGCCCCGGTGCTGATATTCTCGGGGCGCCTCGATCCCGTCACCGCGCCGCACTGGGCCGAGGAGATCGCCGCGCGCCTCCCGCACGCCCGGAACGTCATGCTGCACGGCGCGGGGCACGGGCCCGGGGGGCTCTCCCACACCGAGTGCCTTGACGGGATCATCCTCCGGTTCCTCGACGCGGGGGCGGTCGAAGCTCTCGACAAGGCGTGCGTCGAGAGCATGGCGCCGCCGCCGTTCAGCCTCGTCCCTTAG
- a CDS encoding DUF1330 domain-containing protein, producing the protein MAAYVIVNIGVEDAASYEEYKGPAAATVTEYGGRYLARGGTAEALEGDWKPRRLVILEFPSTARAREWWNSQEYAPLKALRQRCASTEMVLVEGI; encoded by the coding sequence ATGGCGGCGTACGTGATCGTGAACATCGGCGTCGAGGACGCTGCGAGCTACGAGGAGTACAAGGGGCCGGCAGCCGCAACCGTGACGGAGTACGGCGGCCGCTACCTCGCGCGCGGCGGCACGGCGGAGGCGCTCGAGGGCGATTGGAAGCCCCGCCGGCTCGTCATCCTGGAGTTTCCGAGCACCGCGCGCGCCCGCGAATGGTGGAATTCCCAGGAATACGCCCCGCTGAAGGCGCTGAGGCAGCGGTGCGCGTCGACGGAGATGGTTCTGGTCGAGGGGATCTAG
- a CDS encoding CRTAC1 family protein, which translates to MRDFRVSVVLGLALLSGCGGKAEAPSPPPAAKPAVSSLPTFTDVTAEAGIRFTHNNGAFGKKYLPETMGSGCAFLDADGDGKLDIYLVNGADWPSHHQKATYPALYRNLGGGKFEEITAAAGLKQELFGMGVAVGDYDNDGHDDLFVTALGPARLYHNRGDGKFEEVAAAAGVARAGFGSSAAFLDYDRDGDLDLLAGYYVEWSQANDLTCTIDGTSKSYCTPESYKGEGPRLYRNDGNGHFTDVSKASGIENLTGKSLGLAVLDFDGDGWPDVAIANDTQPNYLYRNNHDGTFKEVGRESGIAFSETGVARGAMGIDAADYDGSGRESLVVGNFSNEMLALYHNEGSGLFIDDAPRAGIGQPSLLTLAFGAFFFDYDLDGHPDIFIANGHVEDDINRLQKEVTYAQKPHLFRNTGTGTFEPVGERSGEALAVPMVARGAAYGDYDGDGDLDILVTANGGPARLLRNDGGNASSWLRVRLRGTKSNRDGIGATVRVTAGGRTQSGYVRSGSSYESASELAVTFGFGPGVPRVDTIDIVWPSGASQQIKDVATGRAIVIDETAGIVP; encoded by the coding sequence GTGAGAGACTTCCGGGTGAGCGTGGTCCTCGGCCTGGCGCTTCTGTCGGGCTGCGGCGGCAAGGCCGAAGCACCGTCCCCCCCGCCCGCCGCGAAGCCCGCGGTCTCGTCCCTCCCGACCTTCACCGACGTGACGGCCGAGGCCGGGATCCGGTTCACGCACAACAACGGCGCGTTCGGGAAGAAGTATCTCCCCGAGACGATGGGCTCGGGGTGCGCCTTCCTCGACGCCGACGGCGATGGAAAGCTCGACATCTACCTCGTCAACGGAGCGGACTGGCCGTCGCATCATCAGAAGGCGACGTACCCGGCGCTCTACCGGAACCTCGGCGGTGGGAAGTTCGAGGAGATCACGGCCGCTGCGGGGCTGAAGCAGGAGCTCTTCGGCATGGGAGTCGCCGTGGGCGACTACGACAACGACGGCCACGACGACCTCTTCGTCACGGCGCTCGGCCCCGCACGGCTGTACCACAACCGCGGCGACGGAAAGTTCGAGGAGGTCGCTGCGGCGGCCGGCGTGGCCCGCGCGGGGTTCGGCTCGAGCGCGGCCTTCCTCGACTACGATCGGGACGGCGATCTCGATCTCCTGGCCGGCTACTACGTCGAGTGGTCGCAGGCGAACGACCTGACCTGCACGATCGACGGGACGTCGAAGTCGTACTGCACCCCCGAGTCGTACAAGGGAGAGGGCCCGAGGCTCTATCGCAACGACGGCAACGGCCATTTCACCGACGTCTCGAAGGCGTCGGGAATCGAGAACCTCACGGGCAAGAGCCTGGGGCTGGCCGTCCTCGACTTCGACGGCGACGGATGGCCCGACGTCGCCATCGCGAACGACACGCAGCCCAACTACCTCTACCGTAACAACCACGACGGGACGTTCAAGGAGGTCGGGCGCGAGTCGGGGATCGCCTTCTCCGAGACGGGCGTGGCCCGCGGCGCCATGGGGATCGACGCCGCCGACTACGACGGGAGCGGCCGCGAGAGCCTCGTCGTCGGCAACTTCAGCAACGAGATGCTCGCCCTCTACCACAACGAGGGGTCGGGGCTCTTCATCGACGACGCCCCGCGCGCGGGGATCGGCCAGCCGAGCCTTCTCACGCTCGCCTTCGGCGCCTTCTTCTTCGACTACGACCTCGACGGCCACCCCGACATCTTCATCGCGAACGGCCACGTCGAGGACGACATCAACCGGCTGCAGAAGGAGGTCACGTACGCCCAGAAGCCCCACCTCTTCCGGAACACGGGCACGGGGACCTTCGAGCCGGTGGGCGAGAGGTCCGGCGAGGCGCTCGCGGTTCCGATGGTCGCGCGGGGCGCGGCGTACGGCGACTACGACGGGGACGGGGATCTCGACATTCTCGTGACGGCGAACGGCGGCCCGGCGCGCCTTCTACGCAACGACGGCGGCAACGCCTCGTCGTGGCTGCGCGTGAGGCTCCGCGGGACGAAGAGCAATCGGGACGGGATCGGCGCGACGGTGCGTGTCACGGCGGGTGGCCGGACGCAGAGCGGGTACGTGAGGAGCGGGTCGAGCTACGAGTCCGCGAGCGAGCTGGCGGTCACGTTCGGGTTCGGGCCGGGGGTTCCGCGGGTCGACACCATCGACATCGTGTGGCCGTCGGGGGCGTCGCAGCAGATCAAGGACGTTGCGACCGGCCGGGCGATCGTCATCGACGAGACGGCGGGAATCGTTCCCTAG
- a CDS encoding tetratricopeptide repeat protein, giving the protein MLLLLLGAEIANASYLASTDAATIFYHANVFLHVAAGIPLAVWMLWRAWQVLVAGFGTGLAGALTRVFQGCAALVALTGVYLTWYGTATPYRWALVLHIAAFIAGAAALFARESMRMSGRLSPVAARSLVFVALAIALPIGMRGYDRAFPPKSSRIENPVLPPATPGLEGAGDGTPFFPSSVRTVGDRLIPSDFFLESKSCGNKGCHPDIVAQWEGSAHHFSSFNNQWYRKSIEYMQDVVGTKPSKWCGGCHDMAILFTGRMDTPIREQIHTPEAQAGIGCMACHSVVHVDSTMGQGGYTIEYPEMHRLVASENPILRFAHDQAVKLDPAPHKATLLKAFHRQQTPEFCSSCHKVHLDAPVNHYRWFRGFNDYDAWQQSGVSMQGARAFYYPPEAKKCGSCHMPLVTSGDAGNVDGKIHSHRFPGANTALPFVNKDINQFEAVKNFLTSGAITVDVFGLREEQDGRAAPADGAAPAAAPAEEAPVAQTMLPGEEGVSGEGGGPARRLGPVVAPLDTRSPALRPGETVRVEVVVRTRNIGHFFPGGTVDAFDTWTELVAQDETGRVIGHSGWIEDAGRGPVEKEAHFYRSVLLDAHGNRINKRNAWSARAVLYARLIPPGAADTVHFRLTIPSDVGERVTLTARLNYRKFSWWNTQWSFAGVRDPGQPKFDLSADYDDGNWVFNGDTSDVSGTVREIPNLPTIVVSAAQVTLPVERAGRAPLTPAVRPEGAPPERERFNDYGIGLLLQRDYKGAEEAFRRVVALDPNYVDGYVNIARALVEEGDHRHAAPELEQALALAPDLPKAHYFYALTLKAAGKYEDALDHLDRAAAAFPRDRVVLDQIGRIDFLLRRYDAAIAALKRTLAVDPEDLQAHYNLMLAYRGKGDDVAARAHEVLYERFKLDESSQALTGPYRAAHPEDNNERLLVHEHEMRVAPAGEAYKVGALK; this is encoded by the coding sequence ATCCTCCTGCTCCTGCTCGGCGCCGAGATCGCCAACGCGTCCTACCTCGCGTCGACAGACGCCGCCACGATCTTCTACCACGCCAACGTATTCCTTCACGTCGCGGCCGGCATCCCGCTCGCCGTCTGGATGCTCTGGCGCGCGTGGCAGGTGCTGGTCGCAGGCTTCGGGACCGGACTCGCGGGCGCCCTGACGCGGGTCTTTCAAGGCTGCGCCGCCCTCGTTGCGCTGACGGGCGTCTACCTGACCTGGTACGGCACGGCCACGCCGTACCGATGGGCGCTCGTCCTCCACATCGCCGCCTTCATCGCCGGCGCGGCAGCGCTCTTCGCGCGCGAGTCCATGAGAATGTCGGGAAGGCTGTCGCCCGTCGCGGCGCGCTCTCTCGTGTTCGTCGCCCTCGCGATTGCCCTCCCGATCGGCATGCGCGGGTACGACCGGGCCTTCCCGCCGAAATCCTCCCGCATCGAGAACCCGGTCCTCCCGCCCGCGACGCCGGGGCTCGAGGGGGCGGGGGACGGGACACCGTTCTTCCCGTCGTCCGTCCGCACCGTCGGCGACCGGCTCATCCCCTCCGACTTCTTCCTCGAGTCGAAGTCGTGCGGCAACAAGGGGTGCCACCCGGACATCGTCGCGCAGTGGGAGGGATCGGCGCACCACTTCTCGTCGTTCAACAACCAGTGGTACCGCAAGTCGATCGAGTACATGCAGGACGTCGTCGGCACGAAACCCTCCAAGTGGTGCGGCGGCTGCCACGACATGGCCATCCTCTTCACCGGTCGGATGGACACGCCGATCCGCGAGCAGATCCACACCCCCGAGGCGCAGGCGGGGATCGGCTGCATGGCCTGCCACAGCGTCGTCCACGTCGACAGCACGATGGGCCAGGGGGGGTACACGATCGAGTACCCCGAGATGCACCGCCTCGTCGCGAGCGAGAACCCGATCCTGAGGTTCGCCCACGATCAGGCGGTGAAGCTAGACCCCGCGCCGCACAAGGCGACCCTCCTCAAGGCGTTCCACCGGCAGCAGACTCCCGAGTTCTGCTCGTCGTGCCACAAGGTCCACCTCGACGCCCCCGTCAATCACTACCGCTGGTTCCGCGGCTTCAACGACTACGACGCCTGGCAGCAGAGCGGCGTGTCGATGCAGGGGGCCAGAGCCTTTTACTACCCCCCGGAAGCAAAGAAGTGCGGCTCGTGCCACATGCCCCTCGTCACGAGCGGCGACGCCGGCAACGTCGACGGCAAAATCCACTCGCACCGCTTCCCCGGCGCGAACACCGCGCTCCCCTTCGTGAACAAGGACATCAACCAGTTCGAGGCGGTGAAGAACTTCCTCACCTCCGGGGCAATCACCGTCGACGTCTTCGGGCTGCGGGAGGAGCAGGACGGCCGCGCCGCGCCCGCGGACGGGGCGGCGCCCGCGGCCGCGCCCGCCGAGGAAGCGCCCGTGGCGCAGACGATGCTCCCCGGCGAGGAGGGGGTCTCGGGTGAAGGAGGAGGGCCGGCTCGCCGCCTCGGCCCCGTCGTCGCCCCTCTCGACACGCGCTCGCCCGCTCTCAGGCCCGGCGAGACGGTGAGGGTCGAGGTCGTCGTGCGGACGCGCAACATCGGCCACTTCTTCCCGGGCGGAACGGTCGACGCCTTCGACACGTGGACGGAGCTGGTCGCGCAGGACGAGACGGGTCGGGTCATCGGCCACAGCGGGTGGATCGAGGACGCAGGGCGCGGCCCCGTGGAGAAGGAGGCGCACTTCTACCGATCGGTCCTCCTCGACGCGCACGGGAACAGGATCAACAAGAGGAACGCCTGGTCGGCGCGCGCCGTGCTCTACGCGCGCCTCATCCCCCCGGGGGCGGCCGACACGGTCCATTTCCGGCTGACGATTCCGTCGGACGTGGGAGAGCGCGTGACCCTCACGGCCCGGCTGAACTACCGGAAGTTCTCGTGGTGGAACACCCAGTGGTCGTTCGCCGGCGTCCGGGATCCGGGCCAGCCGAAGTTCGACCTCTCCGCCGACTACGACGACGGGAACTGGGTCTTCAACGGCGACACGTCGGATGTCTCGGGGACCGTCAGGGAGATCCCGAACCTCCCGACGATCGTGGTCAGCGCGGCGCAGGTGACGCTCCCCGTCGAGCGAGCGGGACGCGCCCCCCTCACTCCGGCCGTCCGCCCCGAGGGGGCGCCTCCGGAGCGGGAGCGCTTCAACGACTACGGCATCGGTCTCCTGCTCCAGCGCGACTACAAGGGGGCCGAGGAGGCCTTCCGGCGCGTCGTCGCCCTCGACCCGAATTACGTCGACGGTTACGTGAACATCGCGCGCGCGCTCGTCGAGGAGGGGGACCACCGCCACGCCGCCCCTGAGCTCGAACAGGCACTCGCCCTCGCCCCCGACCTTCCGAAGGCGCACTACTTCTACGCGCTCACGCTGAAGGCCGCCGGGAAATACGAAGACGCCCTCGATCACCTCGACCGCGCCGCGGCCGCCTTCCCGCGCGATCGCGTCGTGCTGGATCAGATCGGCCGGATCGACTTCCTCCTCCGGAGATACGACGCCGCGATCGCCGCCTTGAAGCGGACGCTCGCCGTGGATCCCGAGGACCTCCAGGCCCACTACAATCTCATGCTCGCCTACCGCGGGAAGGGGGACGACGTGGCCGCCAGGGCTCACGAGGTGCTCTACGAGCGCTTCAAGCTGGACGAATCGTCGCAGGCGCTGACGGGGCCGTACCGCGCGGCCCACCCCGAGGACAACAACGAGAGGCTCCTGGTCCACGAGCACGAGATGCGCGTCGCGCCGGCAGGCGAGGCGTACAAGGTGGGGGCGTTGAAGTGA
- a CDS encoding peptidylprolyl isomerase — translation MTRVGSHLWRWSVVMMCLALGALAAAEAPAYAKEKKGDSEEAASPAVLTINGEEVSKADFDEMVKGSERFFDLTNQAVRDRLHGAPLPEYLFKEEILKIRAISQANKDSLAAMKAAADDALAKIQSGTDFSEVAKTASQDQATAPNGGMMQGQEFFKLVPPFNRYALSMKQGEVKGPILTVFGYHILKVEKIYPPMEGKPKRVDIRHILIKFPSAGPDFRQKVEEAASSAKVEVVDKSYCKKLPSFCEGGAGL, via the coding sequence ATGACGAGAGTCGGATCGCATCTGTGGCGCTGGTCGGTCGTGATGATGTGTCTTGCGCTCGGCGCGCTGGCGGCCGCGGAGGCCCCCGCGTACGCCAAGGAGAAGAAGGGCGATTCCGAGGAGGCCGCCTCCCCGGCGGTCCTGACGATCAACGGCGAGGAGGTCTCGAAGGCCGACTTCGACGAGATGGTCAAGGGGAGCGAGCGTTTCTTCGATCTCACCAACCAGGCTGTGCGCGACAGGCTTCACGGCGCGCCGCTTCCCGAGTACCTCTTCAAGGAAGAGATTCTGAAGATCCGGGCCATCTCCCAGGCGAACAAGGACTCGCTCGCCGCGATGAAGGCCGCGGCGGACGACGCCCTCGCGAAGATCCAGTCCGGCACCGACTTCTCCGAGGTGGCCAAGACGGCGTCGCAGGATCAGGCGACCGCGCCGAACGGCGGGATGATGCAGGGGCAGGAGTTCTTCAAGCTGGTCCCTCCCTTCAACCGCTACGCCCTCTCGATGAAGCAGGGGGAGGTGAAGGGCCCCATCCTCACCGTCTTCGGGTATCACATCCTCAAGGTCGAGAAGATCTACCCGCCGATGGAGGGGAAGCCGAAGCGCGTCGACATCCGGCACATCCTCATCAAGTTCCCGAGCGCGGGCCCCGATTTCCGGCAGAAGGTCGAGGAGGCCGCGAGCTCGGCCAAGGTCGAGGTGGTCGACAAGTCCTATTGCAAGAAGCTCCCGTCGTTCTGTGAAGGGGGCGCGGGACTGTGA
- a CDS encoding TlpA family protein disulfide reductase, whose amino-acid sequence MNRARLRACLAVTAASLTLAAAEGAPQRAPAKAAAEGFAFDVPAIDGGKITQGEFRGRILVVDVWGTWCGPCRQIIPHLVAIYNKYRARGVEVVGISAEPGTDYATAVRRVQDFAREMGITYRLGMLNEEAYDAIQKVMHYDGDHFTVPTTLILDRDGSVIARYPGYFTGQEKEIAEMLDQRLRKEAKSPVP is encoded by the coding sequence GTGAATCGGGCGCGCCTCCGGGCCTGTCTCGCCGTGACCGCCGCGAGCCTCACTCTCGCGGCGGCGGAGGGCGCCCCGCAGAGAGCGCCCGCGAAGGCGGCGGCCGAAGGGTTCGCGTTCGACGTCCCGGCCATCGACGGCGGCAAGATCACCCAGGGGGAGTTCCGCGGAAGAATCCTCGTGGTCGACGTCTGGGGAACGTGGTGCGGTCCGTGCCGCCAGATCATCCCGCACCTCGTCGCCATCTACAACAAGTACCGGGCGAGGGGGGTGGAGGTCGTTGGCATCAGCGCCGAGCCGGGCACCGACTACGCGACCGCCGTGCGCCGCGTCCAGGACTTCGCCCGCGAGATGGGGATCACCTACCGTCTCGGGATGCTGAACGAGGAGGCGTACGACGCGATCCAGAAGGTGATGCACTACGACGGCGATCACTTCACGGTCCCCACCACGCTCATCCTCGATCGAGACGGGTCGGTCATCGCGAGATATCCCGGCTACTTCACCGGCCAGGAAAAAGAGATCGCCGAGATGCTCGACCAGCGCCTTCGCAAGGAGGCGAAGAGCCCGGTCCCCTGA